The nucleotide window CACACCCGCGAATTCCCGGCTACTCAACAGGGCAGTCAGAACGTCCTGATCTCCGTACATATGTGCCGGCCTCGCCGACCACGTCAGTTTCTGGGCCTCCTGGTATGCGGAGCTTTCCAGCAGATGTCGCCAATGTTCCAGCAGGGTTCGGTGAGACTGGGTAACGCGAACAACACAGGAGTTGATCGCATGATCAAAGACCCGCCCGACGTGAAATCCCCAAGCGCGAGCCCGCATGCCCTCAGTGTCCTCATAGGCGCCGTTCAGTGCCTCCTCGGCCGCCATCAGAGTATCCGTCGGCAGATTCGAGAAACAGTGGCGGAAATCCCGGGCTACGATGATGTCTGAATCCACCCAGATCACTTCATCGCAGCCCGCCTCCAAAAGAGACAGCAATGCCAAGGGTTTCACATTGTATCCGCTGACACCGGCAAAGGGGCGCACATTCAGGCCGACCTGCGGATAACGTTGCAGCCAGGCGTAAAAGGAAGCGTCGGCAGGGGGATAAAAAAGCTCGATCCGCACCTGGGGACAATGACGCACCAAGCTCAATACCAACAATTTTACCGAGGTTTCACATGATTTCCTGTCCTCTGAGATACAAATAACCATTGTGCCTCCTATAATCATTCGAGGTGAACTTCATCCGGAATCCGAATGGGTTCTCATCATATCAGAGCCATTATCGTGGCAAGCGCACGTCGTATCTGGGCGAAACACTTTTCGAAGTGCTTCGCAGGCAGACCAAAGGGATCATTAATGTTGCACAACAGGTTCTCCGGAAACGGTGAGAATTCCCTGAGAAGCCTGATCTGGTGTCGCTTATGCGGCAGCCGCCTGATCAGCTTCAGGTACTGCCCGAACTCCATTGCCAGGATAAGATCTGCGGTTTCCATGTCACAATATTCGATGCTTCTGGAAATATGATCCGTAAGGTCCAGGCCGATTCTCCCCGCCGCATCGACGGCTGCATGGGGAGGTGGCGATGGCACCTCAACGACTAGGCCGCATGACTCTATGATTGGAACCTCTGTGCGGATTCCAGCCTTTACATACTTTTCCGCAAAAGCGCTTCTGCATATATTCCCTGTGCAGACGAAAATCACTTTACCCACTGCTCCGATCGGACCGCGGTGTCTCATGAAATGATAGCGTACCGATTCGGAAGCGTTTCTTCCCAATAAGAAAATCTGCAGCACTATTCGTTTGCATTTCCTCAACACGTTCCTACCCGGTCGTTAAATTCTTCAGGCGCTGGCGGAACCTGTTGTCTGAACACACGGGAAGAGATCATGAAAAGAGTGACGGCCAGCGCTGAGAGATTCCAGAACGGCGGATAATAAAGCACGGACAGGAATATCCCGGTGATCAGAAAGGCGAGCACGCTAACCATCAGGGCATTGTTCATATTGAGGATCGTTTCGGAATCCTCGCCGATTTTGGTGCAGAACCAGTTGATACGCTTTTTCCTGGCGTACAGGTCCTTGAGCATGGCCACGAAAATGGCCACCCCGATCAGCCCCAGTTCGGGCAACAGCGTAAAATAGACAGAATGGGTCATCCTGCCCCACATGTCCTGTTTCCAGAAACTTTCTCCCCGTTCGTCGAAGCGGTACTTGTTCATCGCCACGGGTATGTTTCCCTGCCCGATGCCGGTCACCGGGTTATGAATGAACATTTTCCAGCCGACCTTCCACAATTCGACCCGGTCCTTGCCGGTATCCTTCTGGGCGCTATCCAGGCCGACGGCCATGATTCTTTCCTTGCCATAGGGGGAAACGAAACTCCAGGCCAGGATCGCCAATATCGCGATCACCGGGATGGTTCTCATCCTGTGTTTCACATAAAGCCAGCAGATGAATCCCACTGCCACCATTCCGACAAATCCACCGCGGGAAGAAGTGACCATATTCCCTAATATCAGGGCGACCCCCGCCAGCCAGAGCAGCCACCGTTTCCAACCCTTTTTAATCCGCCCCAGAAAGAAACTGAACGGTAAAGCTATGTTCATGGCTAACGCAAAATCGTTTTCGTCGGCAAAAACCTTCCCTCCCGTAATCCCCAGCATGTTTATCCCGGAAACGCGGCTGACCGCACTGGTGGCAAGTACCAGCACGAGGGTCACCAGAACTAGGTTCAGCTTGGCGAGGTTGTCGAGAAAAATACAGCAGGCAAGCCCGATGACCAGGTAGGAAACCATCGCCTTCAGGCATATCAGGGCGTAAAAATAATTGGCAGCCACAAATACCTGAAAGGACATAAAAACCAGCAGCAGCAGGTACAACCGGAAATACTTTTCCTTCAACACCTGCCGCACTTTTGTCGAATTCGAAAACAGACAGAGGACCAGCAGCCCCTGAACCAGCAGGCCGGGCCTGAGAGGAGCAAGAAAACCGGGCCGCCCGTATTCTACGATGATGTAAAAAAGCAGCAGCAACACCGGGAATGTCAAACTCTTCCTTTTTCCATGCTCAACAGTCAACACAGCGCCGGCAAACGGCATCGTCTCAGATCTCATCGGTCCCCCTCATGCCCTAGCTCCTGCGACAGCGATGCTGTCGCCCTGCCAAGGCCTTCTCATACACCTCGATGTATCTGCGAGTCATTTTCTCGATTGAAAACTGTTCACGTACATGACATTGGGCTGCATGAGCCCTTTCCCGGTAAGGCTCGGGTTCCCGCATGAATCCCAGCATGCGCGCATGGAGCTCCTCACTGGAAGCAGGCGGGACCAGTGCGCCATAACGCCCGTAATCGAGAAGCTCGGGAAGCCCTCCCACTGCGGACGTTATTACCGGGATGCCGATCGACATCGCCTCCAGCACGGCCAGGGGATGCCCCTCGGAAAGACTGGGCTGGACATACAGATCCAGGCTGTTGACGATATCCTCCACATCGTTTCGAAAACCGGTGAACAGTATCTTCCCCTCTATGTTCAACTCCCGGGCCAGGTGCCGGAGATTGGGCTCTTCGGCACCACGTCCGACCAGCACCAGGCGCGCGTCGGGGTGCGAGGCAAGCAATTGGGCGAATGCCTCGATCAGAAATTTCTGTCCCTTGATCGGATACAGGTTACCGACATTGCCGATCAAAACTGCCGTGGAGGGGATGCCGCAGTGTTCCCGGAAGCAGGAAGAAGCCGGCCTGAAAAAATTGATGCCATTGGGAATGGTAGCAAGCTTGCCGGCTCTGACGATACCGGCGGCCTTGTTCCTGACCGCTTCAGAGACGCAGATTACCCGGCTGCTGCAGAATGAAATGGCGGAATACTTGATGCCGGCGGTGGCCGAACGAATGAAAAGAAGATCGCCATGCTCGGTACTGACATGGGGGATGCCCATTCGTCTGCTGACCAACGAAGCATAAAAATTTGAATCCAGCAGGTGGGAATGCACCACATCCGGCCGGACCCGACCGACAACCGAGGCGATGTTTTGCAAGAGCCGCACGGGAGTGCCGCGTTTATCGAACGTCAGGTAAGGCACCCCCGCCTCATCCAAGGCAGAGGCAATCCAACTGGTGCGACGCGTAGCATCGGGTTCCGGGATAGCGGCCAGCACATCCACCCCTTCGCGGCACAATCCCCATGCCAGCCATCGGAAGGCATTCTCCGCGCCGCCGTGTCCCTGAGTATGTATGATCTTCAATACCTTCATTCCTGCTCCTGACAAGAAACCGTTCAGGCCAGATGCCTGGCAGCGCTCCTTCTGATGCATCTGAAAAATTGTATCGCCTGCTGGGGTAAATAGGTGGAAAGTAGATACAGAAGCGATCTGACCTGCAGCGGATAGGTTCTGCAACTATCGAAAAAACTCGCGCGCGATGATTTATAATCGCACTGATTGAAGTTCCGGTAGCCCACATTGAAATAGATCTCGGAGTACTTCTTCCGGATTGCGAGCGGCCCCAGCTCGGTATACAAAGCCTGGTAGCGTGTTTTCATCAACTCTATCTGCCGCTCCACTCCGCTTATGACGGCGGTGAAATCGCTGCTCAGGCTGCCGACGGTCATGCGGTACATGACCAGCTTTTCGTCCACGAGAGCGATGCCGTAGTTCATTCCGATCCGCATCCACATGTTGTCGTCCTCAGCCACCGAGAGACCCTCTTCGAACAACCCGACCCGCTCGAAGACGCTCTTTCGTACCATCACCGTCGAGGTAACGACATAGCTGTTCAGAAATATGTTCCTGACAACATTTCCCCGCATCAACCGGTTCTTTTTGTTGACCGTGAAAGGGGATATTCCTCTTTCGTCGAAAAAGAAATTGTCGGTGAAAACCAGGCCCAGTGACGGGTCCTTCTTGAAAAGAGCCTCCTGTTTTTCCAGCTTCTCAGGGAGCCAGTGGTCATCGGCATCAAGAAAAGCTATCAAGGATCCGCGTGCCTGAGCGATCCCGTAGTTTCTGGCATGCGAAACCCCTTTATTGACGGTTCGGAAACAGGACACCGCAGGATAGCGGGACTGCACGAGCAGATGGGTGTTGTCGCTGGACCCGTCGTCGATGACGATGATTTCGAAGTCGGTCCAGGTCTGTGCCAGCACGCTGTCAATCGCTTTACAAATGTATCGGGCCGCATTGTACGCGGGAATGATTACGCTGATCACTGTCCGGTTTGCCTTTCAGAAAAAATGTATGTAACGGCTTCCCTTATCTCTCAACGGGCCAATGCTCCGGCAGGTGCCGCAAAACGAGTACGGCAAAATTCCGGGCCCTTTCCGTTGCCTGAGCTATCCGGTCATCTTCCGCCTGAAGGGTGACCTGAACAAAGGCCCCATCGTTTCTGTTTCTCAGCAGTTTGCTGATGAAACGCTCCATATTCTGATACACGCCGTTCGACATCACCGTGCCCCCTGCTGTCTGATACCAGTGCAGCATGATGGTATTGACTCCGTCTCGGCGGGCCCGGACATAGTTGACCATTTCCGGTGTTCCGGAGACAGTGCCGACCGGCACTCGCCGGGCCTCTACGATCGCCCAT belongs to Geobacter sp. SVR and includes:
- a CDS encoding O-antigen ligase, which translates into the protein MRSETMPFAGAVLTVEHGKRKSLTFPVLLLLFYIIVEYGRPGFLAPLRPGLLVQGLLVLCLFSNSTKVRQVLKEKYFRLYLLLLVFMSFQVFVAANYFYALICLKAMVSYLVIGLACCIFLDNLAKLNLVLVTLVLVLATSAVSRVSGINMLGITGGKVFADENDFALAMNIALPFSFFLGRIKKGWKRWLLWLAGVALILGNMVTSSRGGFVGMVAVGFICWLYVKHRMRTIPVIAILAILAWSFVSPYGKERIMAVGLDSAQKDTGKDRVELWKVGWKMFIHNPVTGIGQGNIPVAMNKYRFDERGESFWKQDMWGRMTHSVYFTLLPELGLIGVAIFVAMLKDLYARKKRINWFCTKIGEDSETILNMNNALMVSVLAFLITGIFLSVLYYPPFWNLSALAVTLFMISSRVFRQQVPPAPEEFNDRVGTC
- a CDS encoding glycosyltransferase family A protein, which translates into the protein MISVIIPAYNAARYICKAIDSVLAQTWTDFEIIVIDDGSSDNTHLLVQSRYPAVSCFRTVNKGVSHARNYGIAQARGSLIAFLDADDHWLPEKLEKQEALFKKDPSLGLVFTDNFFFDERGISPFTVNKKNRLMRGNVVRNIFLNSYVVTSTVMVRKSVFERVGLFEEGLSVAEDDNMWMRIGMNYGIALVDEKLVMYRMTVGSLSSDFTAVISGVERQIELMKTRYQALYTELGPLAIRKKYSEIYFNVGYRNFNQCDYKSSRASFFDSCRTYPLQVRSLLYLLSTYLPQQAIQFFRCIRRSAARHLA
- a CDS encoding glycosyltransferase family 4 protein is translated as MKVLKIIHTQGHGGAENAFRWLAWGLCREGVDVLAAIPEPDATRRTSWIASALDEAGVPYLTFDKRGTPVRLLQNIASVVGRVRPDVVHSHLLDSNFYASLVSRRMGIPHVSTEHGDLLFIRSATAGIKYSAISFCSSRVICVSEAVRNKAAGIVRAGKLATIPNGINFFRPASSCFREHCGIPSTAVLIGNVGNLYPIKGQKFLIEAFAQLLASHPDARLVLVGRGAEEPNLRHLARELNIEGKILFTGFRNDVEDIVNSLDLYVQPSLSEGHPLAVLEAMSIGIPVITSAVGGLPELLDYGRYGALVPPASSEELHARMLGFMREPEPYRERAHAAQCHVREQFSIEKMTRRYIEVYEKALAGRQHRCRRS
- a CDS encoding exosortase C-terminal domain/associated protein EpsI; the protein is MEARTFLLSAAGLLATIALMGCLSLRPEPKVVSSSLQELPYAMGGYRGTDDSFPEAVNRELNADASLYRHYRSGDGRNVDLYIGYYGTAKGGRTGHNPYGCLPGAGWAIVEARRVPVGTVSGTPEMVNYVRARRDGVNTIMLHWYQTAGGTVMSNGVYQNMERFISKLLRNRNDGAFVQVTLQAEDDRIAQATERARNFAVLVLRHLPEHWPVER
- a CDS encoding nucleotide-diphospho-sugar transferase, with protein sequence MVICISEDRKSCETSVKLLVLSLVRHCPQVRIELFYPPADASFYAWLQRYPQVGLNVRPFAGVSGYNVKPLALLSLLEAGCDEVIWVDSDIIVARDFRHCFSNLPTDTLMAAEEALNGAYEDTEGMRARAWGFHVGRVFDHAINSCVVRVTQSHRTLLEHWRHLLESSAYQEAQKLTWSARPAHMYGDQDVLTALLSSREFAGVPCVFLRRGRDIVQYFGLSGYTVKERMLHMASGIPPFLHSQVYKPWLKSLPDEEKGIRQYFNRLYLDLSPYTLEARKFRSEMDEDCSWIKPRLLLGRILRVVGLGWIPLVGLPLAACVEIASFLKRTLKGFLRSPLYAYSLWRQQSS